The genomic window CTATgagaaacaattgttgcaaaTTGATGGAACGTTGTCGACAATTGAAATGCAGAGAGAGGCGCTGGAGGGTGCTAATACCAACACAGCGGTTCTAACCACCATGAACAGTGCCGCGGCTGCTCTAAAGGCTGCCCACCAACACATGTTAGTCACACCGATCGTATAGCTTTAGGACATTGCTTATTCTTCCTGGATCTTAACTAgctcaatttttttagtcatttTATCGAAGCCTGTATTACCATTCATTTTCTCCTCTGCTCTGCGATACCCACATTAGTTCAGTTGAAGTATTCCTAAGGCCTTCAGGTTACACTTGAGTATTGTTAAAACCCTGTGGGTTTGCTTTTCAGACTGGAAGATAgcgtttaaaaattatccatCCAAAATTTTAGTATAAGTATCCTGTAATTCTAGGCAAAACATTCGTTCAGCTTTAATAGGCTTTTGTAAGCCAAATTCAGTCACAATTGTAAGTCTGAGATAAAACTCTTGATTTCAGGGATGTTGACCAAGTTCACGACATGATGGATGACATAGCGGAGCAACAAGATGTTGCACGTGAAATTTCCGACGCAATCTCAAACCCGGTTGCCTTTGGCCAAGATGTGGATGAAGACGAATTGGCAAAGGAACTCGAGGAACTCGAACAAGAGGAATTGGACAAAGAGCTGCTTGGAGTCGGCGGAATTGGAACTCCTACCGAACTACCAGCCGTTCCTGCTACATCAGTGCCTGCTGCTCCTGCCAAAGCTCGTTCAAGTACGATTTTCCTTAGCCTAGAACAAAGTCTGGCACTCATCCAAACGCTGAGTGAAGaatccaaaaaatatttccaaccaATATGTGACTGTCTATACAGATCGTACGAGCATTGTTAAAAGTGTttgttttctcaatttctGATGATACCTCTTCATTTTTTCCAGAAGCCAAAGCCGAAGAAGTCGACGACGATCTAAAGGAATTGGAAGCGTGGGCCTCGTAAAGAAATTAGGACCATACTGTGTACACAAAGTAGGACACAAAaatggtgagaaaaaattattggagGAAATAAATGCTTCGTATAACAAGAAATGCTCTGGATAAAGtaagaattattattctgGGTGGTGTAGGAAATTAGTGAGTCGAAGATGGGTATATTCTACACCCCTACATCCGTCTAAATTCTGACGTGTAATTCTGTTTTACTTGGCTCTGTCATTGTTAATTGGTAATAAAGAAAGTAGCCAAATCGAATGAGTTCTACTAAAGCATGACACAAATAGTAAATGTTACCtcgagtaattaattttttttcaaccagatAGCTTTCAACTGGAAACGAGGAGAAAGGTGTTGCGTGCGGGTGAGCCCAAAACgccattataaaattatcataatataaaaaaattaaaacaggAGAAAGATTATAAATTTAACCATTCAAGTTCTAAGGTTTGTAGCGTTTCTGTACATAGGGTTAATGCTTCATAAACTAATGAATTATTATAACTCTTAATTATAAATTGCCTTATACATATTCTTTATACACGTAAAACTCAATCCATTACTAACAGCAAGTAATCTAACTAAGTTTAGGTAAGCTTAATTGGCACAATTCGTTGAGATATCGATtgttcaaaataataaaaaaaatttctatgaaTAAAGTAACAGGCAAATGGCTTCTgtcatttttctctttacgGCTGACTCTTGATAATCACGGAACGTAAACGAACAACGTAAGACTTcacaaaaaacaaaaggacAAGATGTATTGTGTGGTGAACAAACAGCTAACAATAAGAGACCAGGACTATCCGGCAAACTTTGTACAATATAAGCTTCTAATATTAAGTTCGAATATAAATAGCAGTTAACGGTACATTGACAAAGGAATGTATAGggggcattccatgtcaaCTCGACCTATGATTTTCCctcgccattttttatttgctgcaagattttttatacgattctaGAATGACAAAAAACCACTCCAGTATTTATACACATTTCGTCCTACAACCGGGAATTTTTAATGATTAAGCAAACCTGTCTAAAAATTGGCAGATTTTAAACATCTCAATGTTATTTTTGAAACTGGTTGAAATTAggcaaaaaattcgaaaaaattctggaGAGCTTTTTTGAGATCGGAGAATTGTATAAAGAATCCAGAAGCAAGTAAAAAATGGTGAGGAAAAATTATTGGTcgagttggcatggaataacCCATAGCTTTTTCGCTACTGTTCATATATAGACAGAGGATTACGCTACAAGATATGAACGAAATTCAGGGAATTTTATTGAAGCGATGTTTTAATATGAATTCAGAATATCTGTGAAAAGAATATTTCCAgtgatgtttgaaaaaatcaagttgTTCAGCTTTATGAAGTTTCCTCAAAATGATAAGTGTATAAGCTTATTGAGCTAAAACCTGACACTGCAtagatacgaaaataaagcTGCTATATATACGTGTCATGTGATgtgaaaatgtttattaaataaaatacattgAGTATCATAATTAACATCGATTAAGCGAGCCAGTCGCTCTATCAGCTTACAACTTTTTATTGACAGCTGGAGAAATAAATACTATTTACAAATGACATTTCATATAATTTAAACGCTGCCTTGTTCTTTTCAtgtatgttgaaaaaatattctcatctACTGATAATTTAACAAAGCTATGATTATCCagcttattattatcattaggGCCGAAACATTAAttcacatatttttcttctttttgacCGTTTTTCTTTTGACACCAAGAAAACTTCCTGCATATATCTCACACGGTCGAGAAAAATCCCCTTCAAAATACTGAATTCAGACTTTAGCCTGGGATTTGCGTTACAACAGTTGCGTATGcattaataacaatatataATTTACACAGGTAAACTCACACGTAAATATTCTTTTCGGCTTATACGTACAAGCACGGGATTACCACCCATAACAAAACGCACTCAATAGAAATTCTATCCTCCAAGAAATAGTTGCCAGACTTATTGTATACGTGGTCTTTAAAGCAAAATGTCGCTTCCACATGTGAGAACTGGTGTGGGTGTGTACTTTTTGTTTACTTTGTTGAGAGCTGGCGCAGACAATGGATGCACATGTGGCTTAGCAGGGAATCTTCGTCCTGCGATATCGACTTCATACCTAGCATTTGGATCCATTATGAACTCTGTTGTTATTGGACCTCGATCATCGCATTCGTGCCTGTGACCAGGTAACCCAATAAAACCCAGGCAAATAAGTTTATCGGTTGCAAATCCATACCTGTTTTAATTCAGATATTTTGTTAATCACTATTTGCAATGTTGAGACATTGTGGATTTCACTCTTATCCCTAGTAAACACATTCCTGTATGCTATAAcaatacgtgtatacatatttcaCTATATGAAGATGAAAATCATACCCTGCCGATGTGACTGTTCCTACGTATCTATCGTCACGATATAGAGGTTCGCCACCCCATGGCCAAACATCTTTATTTGGATCAAGCTGACCACCCAAGACAAAAAGTACCAATCGTTTTCTCACTCCTTGTTCTTTTTGATGCTGAAGCGCATATTTGCCGATAAAGTATTCCttctgttttgaaaaaaaaatatagatatCGATTCGCactcgataaaattttaaagttACAACAGTTCGAAAACAAACTCTGCGGTACAACTCACGTCTAATTTAACGCTGTATCCGTTTCCAGCTTCGTAAGGAGTTACATGCGGGCTCAGTTCTTCAGCCCAGAACGGAATAAATCTTTCTATTCGCATGAAACGTTGCGTTAGTACTCCCACATTGCGGACTCCGTAGTCTTTCCCAGTCGCCATCAATCTCGCATACACATGCAAGGCATATTCGGACGGGATGTACAGGCAATAGCCAGGCTCTCCTGTATGCGTAAATGCCATCACCATCACATCAGACGCATACCCAACGTTTACCTTCTGCAAGAAGATTGGAAAATATCAGATCTTTATCACATGATTTGCGCAGCATTGATCTGTGGATCTGGAAAAAATGGTTGGCACGTTGACGTTACCTTGTGCGTAAATGGAGAGAGGTTGATGTCAGAATTGGATAACTCTGAGAGTAATTCAGTTGCTTTTGGACCGACAATATTGATTACGGTATATTTGGAAGTGACGTCATTTAAACCCACAGAACGATCAGCAGGTAAATGTCTGTGggcaattgaaataaatattcttaTCATCAAAACGTTATATTTGTGAGGAATAGAAAAACATAAGATCTAGAAAATTATAGGCGTTTGGATTAATAGTCAAATATTTTAGTCACCCTGATTGATAATCGGTGAAAGATAAATGTTtggaaaaatctttgaaatatatttattcgtaGCATGACATCTACAGGTCTTACCTGGACATCCATTGATAGATGCGTGTTTGTTGCGATGTAGGGGAAACCatgaaaaaactgttatccATCTGGCGTACTAGCATACAATCATTTTCGTAGCCGCCCCTCTCATTTTGCATTCCTGTATGAGCTATGGTGCCTACAGGTATGTTTGCATCATTCGAGCATAACAGCTGCAGATAGTTGACAACTTCGGAGCGACTTGACTGTTACATTTCAAACTTACTATTAGAGCCAACGATCCAAGATACAGGTACCTTCCAACATTTATAGCCAAACTTTTAGTTAAAGGACATGTGCATAATAcccatatttttattttattagtcTATAGCTAGAGTAAGAATTTTTTAGTAACCATTTTAATTGCATACAGCATAAACTGTGAATAACGTACACACAAAcagtatgtataaatacttTAAATCCGTTGAGAATACTTTATACAAAGGTAGTTGAAGCATATTATTCATGTGTTGCATGGCCAATTCTAGTCTTCAGAATTCTATCAAACAGGCATATATATTATCATCCAAAGCATGAGACCGATTGGCAGGTTTGTGGTCTAGATATAATTATGAATCATCAATATACAAGCATAGACGGTGATATTCTGAAACCCCAGAACCAACCACAGCGAACTATTTGCTCTCTCTATAGTTGTAGACCTACGGTAGGTTTGACGACACAACATTTTGCGTagtatttcaaaaatacataTGTGCAGGAGCCTGATCTTTTCACTAAAGCTACAATTTGTGTATTTACATCTATACAATGTTAATTGAAGTTACGAGTAAGCTGATATTAATGCctttataaaaattaagtGCTAGATATATCATACCCCATCGTCAACAAATGAACCATAAGCCCTACGCCTTGTGTCGGCATGCGTTGACTAATAAAGAAAATGGTCGATGTTATTCATTGACTTTTACCTATTCAATCGCCTGCGTTACTTTCAATAATCTCACCATTCAATCGTTTAAGATTTTACAGATGAAATATTACCCTATCGAACAGAATTTTCACAACTTGACTCTTACCTTAATTTCGATTTTAGAAAACGAGCTCATGTCGATTATTCCGACACCTTCACGACAAGCGTGAAATTCTTCTTTCATGAAATCAAAGAATTTTGGTTTGTAGAAACTGCCCGGAGGCATTTCAGGTTTTTTATTACCTCctgaaaacataaataaacATCAAATTGGCATTTAACCAATTTTACCATCCTTAAAAACAGTGTGATTCCATATCATTCAAGCATCATCTCGATGCATCtaaatgaaattgaacgaaatcCTCCCGAATTAAAACAAGCAATACAATCTTAAGCATCCTGTCTTAAGATTAAAAGTTAACGGAATGTGGATGAAGAACCCTTTGAATGTCAACACTAAATTGGGGAAAAgctgaaaattaatttgccATCGTCCGTAAAGtgttacagcaaaaaaattttaacacaacAGAGAAACGCAGTGAATTGTGATGTGCGACTAGAGTACTAAGTCTCTTTGTAAAAGTTGGATGAAAATGAGCAACGCTTAGGTTTTGTGGTCGATCGAATTGCTTACTTCGATAAGTTGAATCAAAGTAAAGGGGTCTTTCATACGCCATCTTTATGCCAAATACTGCACCCTGTTCTTCTAACACTGAGTATAAAGGTGAGCAGCGTAACTTCCGAGCATACTTGTACTCGCACTGGTGCGGATATAATATGGCATAGTGGCGACCAACTACTTCTTTAATTCTTTGTTGCAGGTACTGCTTGTTGTTATGCAAATCCAAGAACCTTTGTACATTAAATGGAAGTAACTCTTGGGCAGGTTCGCCTTTCATCATCCATTCAGCAACCGCTTTTCCAATACCTCCAGCAccttcaagaaaaaaaaatgaatgtctAATTGGTTTTCGCTCGatgtgcaaatttttttattgctttgTTAGAATTTTGGTTTTTTGCGTAAATTGCTTACCCTGCAATGGATTTCCACTCATACCAACAGcgacgaaataatttttcacctctGGACTTTCTCCAAGAATCCAACGGCCGTCTGGAGTAAAGTTGTCGGGAGAGTTGTAAATCGTAGGGTCTCCCATTTCTCTCAATATAGGCAAACGGTGCTTTGCTCTTTCCCAGAGTGGTCTCCAGTGTTGCGGGTCATCCTTTAAATGGCGATGCCAGTCCTTAACAGGAACCTTTCCTTCCTTGCCAAAGGCTGGTTTTGCTTCTCGTTCAAACCAGCCAACCATTAGACCACCTACTTACAAAATAACACGATGATCGTTGGCTAAGAAGCATAAATCCGGCCTATGATGACCTCAAGCAGTTGAATATTAGTAATGAATTCATTGGATCTTGCAAAAagtagtttaaaaaaaatattgaaaaggtattaaaaaaaagtgattgcTGTTGACCGttatattataaatgaaaatcgaagcttgaaaaataaataaactgcaCGCAAACATAACGTACTTGATCAGAACTACGGGTTTTGAAAACCATAGAAAGTATAATATCTGCAGCTCTGTATGAATTAATAGACTGATGGAAATAATTAgacatttctttttctaaattcGATTTATCTAGCTTTTACACGTATTCTCCACAAATAGTTGGTATAATTtgtacgattttcattacctTGCCATTGACGAGCATACGAATGTGAGTCAAAGTCTCGTACGCATGGCAGATGGGAACTTAATTCTGGCACCAAAGATGGGGTGACTGCGTAAAAATGTTCTGCTGGATACGCAGGAATTCTCACAGGAGGATTACACCGCAAGCCCAACTCTCTCGcccactgacaatgagacatATTATTTGATTACTAGATTTTAACAGGCAAGTATTGATTAATTTCTCTGCATACCAAGCTGCAGCACAAAAGCATTGCCAATTTCCTTGCTGCCACAAAATTTAGGTACAGGAACGATaacgaaattaaataaaacaaaaaaaaataaataaaatact from Neodiprion lecontei isolate iyNeoLeco1 chromosome 1, iyNeoLeco1.1, whole genome shotgun sequence includes these protein-coding regions:
- the LOC107217210 gene encoding pyruvate dehydrogenase phosphatase regulatory subunit, mitochondrial isoform X3; this translates as MLMLNRGCARCLRLRHSGEPSHKLHGRLLQGITCKYGIAAGLVDTSREFRTDSSIPDSDSVLPSQVQVVIAGAGTVANSVAYHLVQNGWNDVLVLEQGRVGGGTSHFGSGTLGLFKPIAHRNIIMYSLKLYRQLHEMGFDIGMKECGSVNLAQTKDRMIALKRRIAYNVPTGLHCELLGKEELKKLHPYLHVDDLEGAVWVPEDAVADSSAICHALAKLAKQGGVRYKEDCRIEEVFTENGAVKSLTTAQGNIVCEYFINCAGMWARELGLRCNPPVRIPAYPAEHFYAVTPSLVPELSSHLPCVRDFDSHSYARQWQVGGLMVGWFEREAKPAFGKEGKVPVKDWHRHLKDDPQHWRPLWERAKHRLPILREMGDPTIYNSPDNFTPDGRWILGESPEVKNYFVAVGMSGNPLQGAGGIGKAVAEWMMKGEPAQELLPFNVQRFLDLHNNKQYLQQRIKEVVGRHYAILYPHQCEYKYARKLRCSPLYSVLEEQGAVFGIKMAYERPLYFDSTYRRGNKKPEMPPGSFYKPKFFDFMKEEFHACREGVGIIDMSSFSKIEIKSSRSEVVNYLQLLCSNDANIPVGTIAHTGMQNERGGYENDCMLVRQMDNSFFMVSPTSQQTRIYQWMSRHLPADRSVGLNDVTSKYTVINIVGPKATELLSELSNSDINLSPFTHKKVNVGYASDVMVMAFTHTGEPGYCLYIPSEYALHVYARLMATGKDYGVRNVGVLTQRFMRIERFIPFWAEELSPHVTPYEAGNGYSVKLDKEYFIGKYALQHQKEQGVRKRLVLFVLGGQLDPNKDVWPWGGEPLYRDDRYVGTVTSAGYGFATDKLICLGFIGLPGHRHECDDRGPITTEFIMDPNARYEVDIAGRRFPAKPHVHPLSAPALNKVNKKYTPTPVLTCGSDILL
- the LOC107217210 gene encoding pyruvate dehydrogenase phosphatase regulatory subunit, mitochondrial isoform X4, giving the protein MLMLNRGCARCLRLRHSGEPSHKLHGRLLQGITCKYGIAAGLVDTSREFRTDSSIPDSDSVLPSQVQVVIAGAGTVANSVAYHLVQNGWNDVLVLEQGRVGGGTSHFGSGTLGLFKPIAHRNIIMYSLKLYRQLHEMGFDIGMKECGSVNLAQTKDRMIALKRRIAYNVPTGLHCELLGKEELKKLHPYLHVDDLEGAVWVPEDAVADSSAICHALAKLAKQGGVRYKEDCRIEEVFTENGAVKSLTTAQGNIVCEYFINCAGMWARELGLRCNPPVRIPAYPAEHFYAVTPSLVPELSSHLPCVRDFDSHSYARQWQGGLMVGWFEREAKPAFGKEGKVPVKDWHRHLKDDPQHWRPLWERAKHRLPILREMGDPTIYNSPDNFTPDGRWILGESPEVKNYFVAVGMSGNPLQGAGGIGKAVAEWMMKGEPAQELLPFNVQRFLDLHNNKQYLQQRIKEVVGRHYAILYPHQCEYKYARKLRCSPLYSVLEEQGAVFGIKMAYERPLYFDSTYRRGNKKPEMPPGSFYKPKFFDFMKEEFHACREGVGIIDMSSFSKIEIKSSRSEVVNYLQLLCSNDANIPVGTIAHTGMQNERGGYENDCMLVRQMDNSFFMVSPTSQQTRIYQWMSRHLPADRSVGLNDVTSKYTVINIVGPKATELLSELSNSDINLSPFTHKKVNVGYASDVMVMAFTHTGEPGYCLYIPSEYALHVYARLMATGKDYGVRNVGVLTQRFMRIERFIPFWAEELSPHVTPYEAGNGYSVKLDKEYFIGKYALQHQKEQGVRKRLVLFVLGGQLDPNKDVWPWGGEPLYRDDRYVGTVTSAGYGFATDKLICLGFIGLPGHRHECDDRGPITTEFIMDPNARYEVDIAGRRFPAKPHVHPLSAPALNKVNKKYTPTPVLTCGSDILL
- the LOC107217210 gene encoding pyruvate dehydrogenase phosphatase regulatory subunit, mitochondrial isoform X2, whose protein sequence is MLMLNRGCARCLRLRHSGEPSHKLHGRLLQGITCKYGIAAGLVDTSREFRTDSSIPDSDSVLPSQVQVVIAGAGTVANSVAYHLVQNGWNDVLVLEQGRVGGGTSHFGSGTLGLFKPIAHRNIIMYSLKLYRQLHEMGFDIGMKECGSVNLAQTKDRMIALKRRIAYNVPTGLHCELLGKEELKKLHPYLHVDDLEGAVWVPEDAVADSSAICHALAKLAKQGGVRYKEDCRIEEVFTENGAVKSLTTAQGNIVCEYFINCAGMWARELGLRCNPPVRIPAYPAEHFYAVTPSLVPELSSHLPCVRDFDSHSYARQWQGGLMVGWFEREAKPAFGKEGKVPVKDWHRHLKDDPQHWRPLWERAKHRLPILREMGDPTIYNSPDNFTPDGRWILGESPEVKNYFVAVGMSGNPLQGAGGIGKAVAEWMMKGEPAQELLPFNVQRFLDLHNNKQYLQQRIKEVVGRHYAILYPHQCEYKYARKLRCSPLYSVLEEQGAVFGIKMAYERPLYFDSTYRRGNKKPEMPPGSFYKPKFFDFMKEEFHACREGVGIIDMSSFSKIEIKSTHADTRRRAYGSFVDDGSSRSEVVNYLQLLCSNDANIPVGTIAHTGMQNERGGYENDCMLVRQMDNSFFMVSPTSQQTRIYQWMSRHLPADRSVGLNDVTSKYTVINIVGPKATELLSELSNSDINLSPFTHKKVNVGYASDVMVMAFTHTGEPGYCLYIPSEYALHVYARLMATGKDYGVRNVGVLTQRFMRIERFIPFWAEELSPHVTPYEAGNGYSVKLDKEYFIGKYALQHQKEQGVRKRLVLFVLGGQLDPNKDVWPWGGEPLYRDDRYVGTVTSAGYGFATDKLICLGFIGLPGHRHECDDRGPITTEFIMDPNARYEVDIAGRRFPAKPHVHPLSAPALNKVNKKYTPTPVLTCGSDILL
- the LOC107217217 gene encoding charged multivesicular body protein 4b translates to MSFFSKVFGGKKEPTAPSTAEAIQKLRETEEMLMKKQDFLEKKIDIEKQTARKNGTANKRAAIQALKRKKRYEKQLLQIDGTLSTIEMQREALEGANTNTAVLTTMNSAAAALKAAHQHMDVDQVHDMMDDIAEQQDVAREISDAISNPVAFGQDVDEDELAKELEELEQEELDKELLGVGGIGTPTELPAVPATSVPAAPAKARSKAKAEEVDDDLKELEAWAS
- the LOC107217210 gene encoding pyruvate dehydrogenase phosphatase regulatory subunit, mitochondrial isoform X5, producing MYSLKLYRQLHEMGFDIGMKECGSVNLAQTKDRMIALKRRIAYNVPTGLHCELLGKEELKKLHPYLHVDDLEGAVWVPEDAVADSSAICHALAKLAKQGGVRYKEDCRIEEVFTENGAVKSLTTAQGNIVCEYFINCAGMWARELGLRCNPPVRIPAYPAEHFYAVTPSLVPELSSHLPCVRDFDSHSYARQWQVGGLMVGWFEREAKPAFGKEGKVPVKDWHRHLKDDPQHWRPLWERAKHRLPILREMGDPTIYNSPDNFTPDGRWILGESPEVKNYFVAVGMSGNPLQGAGGIGKAVAEWMMKGEPAQELLPFNVQRFLDLHNNKQYLQQRIKEVVGRHYAILYPHQCEYKYARKLRCSPLYSVLEEQGAVFGIKMAYERPLYFDSTYRRGNKKPEMPPGSFYKPKFFDFMKEEFHACREGVGIIDMSSFSKIEIKSTHADTRRRAYGSFVDDGSSRSEVVNYLQLLCSNDANIPVGTIAHTGMQNERGGYENDCMLVRQMDNSFFMVSPTSQQTRIYQWMSRHLPADRSVGLNDVTSKYTVINIVGPKATELLSELSNSDINLSPFTHKKVNVGYASDVMVMAFTHTGEPGYCLYIPSEYALHVYARLMATGKDYGVRNVGVLTQRFMRIERFIPFWAEELSPHVTPYEAGNGYSVKLDKEYFIGKYALQHQKEQGVRKRLVLFVLGGQLDPNKDVWPWGGEPLYRDDRYVGTVTSAGYGFATDKLICLGFIGLPGHRHECDDRGPITTEFIMDPNARYEVDIAGRRFPAKPHVHPLSAPALNKVNKKYTPTPVLTCGSDILL
- the LOC107217210 gene encoding pyruvate dehydrogenase phosphatase regulatory subunit, mitochondrial isoform X1 translates to MLMLNRGCARCLRLRHSGEPSHKLHGRLLQGITCKYGIAAGLVDTSREFRTDSSIPDSDSVLPSQVQVVIAGAGTVANSVAYHLVQNGWNDVLVLEQGRVGGGTSHFGSGTLGLFKPIAHRNIIMYSLKLYRQLHEMGFDIGMKECGSVNLAQTKDRMIALKRRIAYNVPTGLHCELLGKEELKKLHPYLHVDDLEGAVWVPEDAVADSSAICHALAKLAKQGGVRYKEDCRIEEVFTENGAVKSLTTAQGNIVCEYFINCAGMWARELGLRCNPPVRIPAYPAEHFYAVTPSLVPELSSHLPCVRDFDSHSYARQWQVGGLMVGWFEREAKPAFGKEGKVPVKDWHRHLKDDPQHWRPLWERAKHRLPILREMGDPTIYNSPDNFTPDGRWILGESPEVKNYFVAVGMSGNPLQGAGGIGKAVAEWMMKGEPAQELLPFNVQRFLDLHNNKQYLQQRIKEVVGRHYAILYPHQCEYKYARKLRCSPLYSVLEEQGAVFGIKMAYERPLYFDSTYRRGNKKPEMPPGSFYKPKFFDFMKEEFHACREGVGIIDMSSFSKIEIKSTHADTRRRAYGSFVDDGSSRSEVVNYLQLLCSNDANIPVGTIAHTGMQNERGGYENDCMLVRQMDNSFFMVSPTSQQTRIYQWMSRHLPADRSVGLNDVTSKYTVINIVGPKATELLSELSNSDINLSPFTHKKVNVGYASDVMVMAFTHTGEPGYCLYIPSEYALHVYARLMATGKDYGVRNVGVLTQRFMRIERFIPFWAEELSPHVTPYEAGNGYSVKLDKEYFIGKYALQHQKEQGVRKRLVLFVLGGQLDPNKDVWPWGGEPLYRDDRYVGTVTSAGYGFATDKLICLGFIGLPGHRHECDDRGPITTEFIMDPNARYEVDIAGRRFPAKPHVHPLSAPALNKVNKKYTPTPVLTCGSDILL